The following are encoded together in the Novipirellula galeiformis genome:
- a CDS encoding AMP-binding protein, protein MGVTRKEGDSSVPWVDGLTIGQVLQSTARRFPDDDAFVFCAASARMTWAEFDADVNRIARGLLGLGFVPGDHFGVWATNVPQWVLLQFATARIGVVLVNINPSYRASELAYALQQSDVRGLALIDHYKSSHFLDMLCQTCPELASASPGQLQSKAFPKLEWIIALRGNRQPYALMWDQLYSRGESVSQQRVEDIANALRPTDAINIQYTSGTTGHPKGAMLSHRNVLLNAFYAGRSQRLDHRDRICLPVPLYHCFGCVLGTMVCVVHGSAMIFPAESFSAEATLGAIEHERCTSLYGVPTMFIAELEHPDYPQRNLTSLRTGIMAGSPCPIELMKRVTEEMGANEITIGYGQTEASPLITQTRTDDPIELRVGTVGQTLPGFEAKIIDPDTGQELGDGVQGEFCGRGHGVMIGYYHMPDRTAAAIDADGWLHTGDLGMRQSNGYYRITGRLHDMIIRGGENIYPREIEERLYEHPAVEDVQVVGVPDRRFGEEVLAWVKLKRGDTATEAELREFCGESLSRFKVPRYWKFVERFPTTVTGKIQKFKIREQAITELGLHDIANIETA, encoded by the coding sequence ATGGGCGTCACGAGAAAAGAGGGTGATTCGTCGGTACCGTGGGTCGATGGATTGACGATCGGGCAAGTGTTGCAAAGCACGGCGCGGCGGTTTCCCGACGATGATGCGTTTGTGTTCTGCGCCGCCAGTGCTCGCATGACATGGGCTGAGTTTGATGCGGACGTTAACCGTATCGCACGAGGGTTGTTGGGTCTGGGGTTTGTCCCTGGAGACCATTTTGGGGTATGGGCGACGAACGTTCCGCAGTGGGTTTTGCTACAGTTTGCCACGGCGCGAATCGGCGTCGTGTTGGTCAACATCAACCCGTCCTATCGCGCCAGCGAGTTAGCGTATGCGTTGCAACAGTCCGATGTGCGTGGCTTGGCACTCATCGATCACTATAAGTCATCGCACTTTCTCGACATGCTTTGCCAAACTTGTCCCGAACTCGCGTCTGCGTCGCCCGGTCAATTGCAGAGCAAGGCTTTCCCCAAATTGGAATGGATCATTGCACTACGTGGCAATCGTCAACCTTATGCCTTGATGTGGGACCAGCTTTACTCGCGTGGCGAGTCTGTTTCGCAACAGCGAGTTGAAGACATCGCGAACGCTTTAAGACCCACCGACGCGATCAATATTCAGTACACCTCCGGAACCACCGGACATCCCAAAGGGGCGATGTTGTCGCATCGTAACGTGCTGCTCAACGCGTTTTACGCGGGGCGATCTCAGCGGTTGGATCACCGTGACCGAATTTGTTTGCCGGTTCCGCTGTACCATTGTTTCGGTTGCGTGTTGGGGACGATGGTATGCGTTGTCCACGGATCAGCGATGATTTTTCCGGCGGAAAGCTTTAGCGCCGAGGCAACGCTCGGTGCGATTGAACACGAACGATGCACCTCGCTATATGGGGTGCCGACGATGTTCATTGCGGAACTTGAACACCCCGACTATCCGCAACGCAATCTGACTTCATTGCGTACTGGCATCATGGCGGGAAGCCCCTGTCCGATCGAGTTGATGAAACGGGTCACCGAAGAGATGGGGGCCAACGAGATCACGATTGGGTATGGTCAAACCGAAGCTTCGCCGTTAATCACTCAAACGCGTACGGACGACCCCATCGAACTTCGCGTCGGTACTGTGGGACAGACATTGCCGGGTTTTGAGGCGAAGATTATCGATCCCGACACGGGCCAGGAACTTGGTGATGGCGTGCAGGGTGAATTCTGTGGACGTGGGCATGGTGTGATGATCGGTTATTATCACATGCCGGACCGAACCGCCGCGGCGATTGACGCCGACGGTTGGCTGCATACCGGAGACCTCGGCATGCGGCAATCCAACGGATACTATCGCATCACCGGGCGTTTGCACGACATGATTATCCGTGGCGGCGAAAATATCTACCCGCGAGAGATCGAAGAACGTCTCTACGAACATCCCGCGGTCGAAGACGTGCAAGTCGTGGGAGTGCCTGATCGTCGATTTGGGGAAGAGGTTTTGGCGTGGGTCAAATTGAAACGCGGAGACACGGCAACCGAAGCGGAGTTGCGTGAATTTTGTGGTGAATCGTTGTCGCGGTTCAAGGTGCCACGCTACTGGAAGTTCGTCGAACGTTTTCCAACGACCGTGACTGGCAAAATCCAAAAGTTTAAGATCCGAGAACAAGCGATCACGGAACTGGGCCTTCACGACATCGCGAACATTGAAACCGCCTGA
- a CDS encoding thiolase family protein, with protein sequence MQDAFILSACRTPIGRFQGVFASVPATELAAISIHEAVTRAHLSFAAIDEVILGHVLTTGVGQAPARQAALAAGLPVTVAAYTVNKVCGSGLKAVMLAVQAIRCGEANVIVAGGMENMSRSPWVLARNSPPLGDRVLVDSLMHDALVCSFSGCSMGAIAEQLADKAGIGRSDQDRYALESHRRALEATQAGVFTSEIVPVTTGHESAQVTIRSDSGPRSDSTLERLSALSPAFRDDGTITAGNASMLSDGAAAVVVGNRSACDRSSQTPLGRVVAAATSGGKPSDVFTAPVEAILEVVHKSGHALSDIDLFEINEAFAVEMIACIDQLALPSDRVNIHGGAIALGHPIGASGARVLVTLLHALKHRGARLGIAALCLGGGNAVAMLVDRNV encoded by the coding sequence ATGCAGGACGCCTTTATCCTTTCCGCCTGTCGTACGCCGATCGGACGGTTCCAGGGTGTGTTTGCGTCGGTCCCCGCAACTGAGCTTGCGGCGATTTCAATCCATGAAGCGGTCACCCGAGCCCACTTGTCGTTCGCGGCAATCGACGAGGTGATTCTTGGTCACGTATTGACCACCGGGGTTGGCCAAGCGCCGGCACGCCAAGCAGCGCTCGCCGCGGGACTTCCCGTAACCGTCGCTGCCTATACCGTGAACAAGGTTTGTGGATCTGGGTTAAAAGCGGTAATGTTGGCGGTCCAGGCAATCCGCTGCGGCGAAGCGAATGTCATCGTGGCCGGAGGTATGGAGAACATGAGTCGATCGCCCTGGGTTCTCGCTCGTAATTCACCGCCGCTTGGAGACCGCGTACTTGTCGATTCCCTCATGCACGACGCGCTCGTCTGTTCCTTCAGCGGATGTTCGATGGGAGCCATTGCAGAGCAACTCGCCGACAAAGCGGGCATCGGCCGATCCGACCAAGACCGCTATGCGTTGGAAAGTCATCGCCGTGCACTCGAGGCAACCCAAGCGGGTGTTTTTACATCGGAGATAGTGCCCGTTACCACGGGACACGAATCAGCGCAGGTGACCATCCGATCCGATTCGGGGCCTCGTAGCGACAGCACACTGGAGCGGTTGTCCGCGTTATCGCCTGCGTTTCGCGATGACGGAACGATCACGGCGGGAAACGCCTCGATGCTTAGTGATGGCGCTGCGGCAGTGGTCGTTGGCAATCGTTCCGCCTGTGATCGATCGAGCCAAACCCCCTTGGGCCGCGTCGTGGCTGCTGCCACGTCAGGTGGCAAACCGAGCGACGTGTTCACCGCACCGGTCGAAGCAATCCTGGAAGTCGTTCACAAATCGGGGCACGCGTTAAGCGATATTGATCTCTTCGAAATCAACGAAGCCTTCGCGGTCGAGATGATCGCGTGCATCGACCAGCTCGCGCTGCCCTCCGATCGCGTCAATATTCATGGAGGCGCGATTGCTTTAGGACACCCCATCGGCGCCAGTGGCGCTCGGGTGCTGGTAACGTTGCTACACGCGTTAAAACATCGTGGAGCCCGATTGGGCATTGCCGCGCTTTGTTTGGGCGGAGGTAACGCCGTGGCCATGCTCGTCGACAGGAACGTTTGA
- a CDS encoding MBL fold metallo-hydrolase has translation MSAWIRLGEIELLPVSGGRLWIDGGNMFGVIPRMLWQQVAVPDEQHRILVETNCVLVRTGTSLGLIDTGYGSKAAEKIRNRYSMEPGLPLLRNLARCGVAPEDIDWLILSHLHFDHAGGATYRDPTGQLRPTFPRARHFVQQREWDDATGELPELAGAYFLDDFVPLLDAGQLERVQDAAEIVPGVSVALTGGHTRGHQMVVLHSEDSWAVYPGDLVPTAAHLETFWTLAYDQFPLTVRRLKPEIIHDIVSQHRIILFSHDPSTPAGLLNHAVDGKLEITTPWASR, from the coding sequence ATGAGTGCCTGGATTCGGCTCGGCGAAATCGAATTGTTGCCCGTTAGTGGTGGGCGATTGTGGATCGATGGCGGCAATATGTTCGGCGTGATTCCACGCATGCTTTGGCAACAAGTCGCCGTTCCCGATGAACAACATCGCATCTTGGTCGAAACCAATTGTGTGCTGGTTCGCACGGGAACTTCACTTGGTTTGATTGATACCGGATACGGCAGCAAAGCAGCAGAGAAGATTCGCAACCGCTACTCCATGGAACCGGGACTGCCATTGCTGCGGAACCTCGCCCGCTGCGGCGTTGCCCCTGAGGATATCGATTGGCTGATTCTATCGCACTTGCATTTTGATCATGCCGGTGGCGCGACGTATCGCGATCCGACGGGGCAACTACGCCCGACATTCCCACGTGCTCGGCACTTCGTGCAACAGCGTGAATGGGACGACGCCACCGGAGAATTACCCGAGTTAGCCGGCGCGTATTTTCTCGATGACTTCGTGCCGCTCTTGGATGCCGGGCAACTCGAACGAGTCCAGGATGCCGCAGAAATTGTCCCTGGAGTCTCGGTCGCTCTGACCGGTGGCCATACACGCGGGCACCAAATGGTGGTGTTGCACTCGGAAGACTCCTGGGCGGTCTACCCCGGCGACCTCGTCCCCACAGCGGCTCATCTGGAAACGTTCTGGACTTTGGCGTACGACCAATTTCCATTAACAGTCCGCCGTTTAAAACCGGAAATCATTCACGACATCGTCTCACAACACCGGATCATCCTCTTCTCGCACGATCCCTCCACTCCCGCTGGGCTACTCAACCACGCCGTGGACGGCAAACTCGAGATCACGACCCCTTGGGCTTCGAGATAG
- a CDS encoding fatty acid desaturase family protein, whose translation MRPRAWIYWTDFLLTYAAGAYCYSMVHGGPIYQRHQGYTGSFQQIAFFFASCLLFYRASLFIHEVVHQRNTRQLKWFRITWNLLCGIPFLIPSFVYYTHIDHHRRKHYGTKHDGEYMPLEHQQTWQILFYLSWSLVIPIFAVVRFLLLTPLAWTIPGFRAFVHRHASSMVMDPTYIRPLPNKQTMKIIYIQEFFCFLWSLAIIVVVPILVGQWPTPFLIQAYLLSVCIIFINSVRTIGSHRWSNDGEEMAFMDQMLDSVNYPHHAWITELWGPVGTRFHALHHLFPSLPYHAMPEAHRRLMESLPADSPYRKTEERSLTAGIISLFKRNRQLRAEASTARAST comes from the coding sequence TTGCGACCGCGCGCTTGGATCTATTGGACCGACTTTCTCTTGACGTACGCTGCGGGCGCGTATTGCTACAGCATGGTTCATGGAGGGCCGATCTATCAACGGCACCAGGGATATACGGGAAGTTTCCAACAAATCGCCTTCTTTTTTGCCTCTTGTTTGCTGTTTTACCGAGCTTCGTTGTTCATTCATGAAGTGGTACATCAGAGAAATACTCGGCAACTGAAATGGTTTCGAATCACCTGGAATCTACTATGTGGAATCCCCTTCTTGATTCCGTCGTTTGTCTACTACACGCATATTGATCATCATCGCCGCAAGCACTATGGGACGAAGCATGACGGAGAGTACATGCCTTTGGAACATCAACAAACGTGGCAGATTTTGTTCTACCTTTCCTGGTCCTTGGTGATTCCCATTTTCGCGGTGGTTCGTTTTCTATTGCTCACCCCGTTGGCATGGACCATTCCGGGATTCCGAGCTTTCGTCCACCGACATGCTTCGTCGATGGTGATGGATCCAACCTACATCCGTCCCCTGCCGAACAAGCAAACGATGAAGATCATCTACATTCAAGAGTTCTTCTGCTTTCTTTGGAGTCTGGCGATCATCGTCGTCGTACCGATCTTGGTCGGACAATGGCCGACGCCATTCTTGATCCAAGCGTATCTGCTCTCGGTGTGCATCATCTTCATTAATTCGGTGCGTACGATTGGGTCTCACCGCTGGTCCAATGACGGAGAGGAGATGGCATTCATGGATCAGATGCTCGACTCGGTGAATTATCCGCATCACGCCTGGATCACGGAATTATGGGGCCCCGTGGGGACGCGTTTCCATGCGTTGCACCACTTGTTTCCATCATTGCCCTATCATGCCATGCCCGAAGCCCATCGCCGTTTGATGGAATCGCTGCCCGCAGACTCACCCTACCGCAAAACCGAAGAACGCTCGCTGACCGCAGGAATTATCAGCTTGTTCAAGCGAAATCGCCAACTGCGTGCGGAAGCATCCACCGCCCGCGCTTCAACGTAA
- a CDS encoding outer membrane protein assembly factor BamB family protein, with product MFAFALPALSALAVENWPQFRGHDATGVVDDPGQLPDTWSATENVAWKTDIPGRGWSSPIVWGDRVFVTTVVNLGEAETPKKGLYFGGNRPEPPSSEHEWIVMCLDLKDGGTLWRKQVRKATPQSSIHLKNSLASETPVTDGEHVYVLFGGVGIYCFDMQGNEVWMRDIAPRKTRYGWGTAASPVLHGDRLYVVNDNEEESYLQAFDKHTGQSIWRTERDEKSNWSTPFIWNNELRTEIVTLGSGQVRSYDLDGHLLWSLTGMSTITIATPYQYRGLLYLSSGYVGDPYRPLYAIRPGGKGDISLEGTETSNASIVWSQPTAAPYNPSTLAYDGIVYVLYDRGLFAAYDAVDGSEIYSKKRIPQGGGYTASPWAYDGKVFCLNEDGKTTMIKAGNEFEVIGSNELSDDDMGMASPAIAGDRLLIRTASRIYCIQN from the coding sequence ATGTTTGCATTCGCCCTGCCGGCGCTGTCGGCTTTGGCGGTGGAAAACTGGCCTCAATTCCGAGGTCACGACGCGACGGGAGTCGTCGACGATCCGGGGCAGCTTCCCGACACTTGGTCGGCAACGGAAAACGTTGCCTGGAAGACTGACATTCCAGGGCGTGGTTGGTCGTCTCCGATCGTGTGGGGGGACCGTGTCTTTGTGACGACCGTGGTCAACCTCGGCGAAGCAGAGACGCCCAAGAAAGGACTTTATTTTGGTGGTAATCGTCCCGAACCCCCATCGTCGGAACATGAATGGATCGTGATGTGTCTTGATTTGAAAGATGGGGGCACGTTGTGGAGGAAACAAGTTCGCAAGGCCACGCCCCAAAGCTCAATCCACCTAAAGAATAGCCTTGCATCAGAGACGCCGGTCACCGACGGAGAGCACGTCTACGTGTTATTTGGTGGCGTCGGAATCTATTGCTTTGACATGCAAGGGAACGAGGTTTGGATGCGAGATATCGCCCCACGCAAAACGCGTTACGGTTGGGGAACAGCGGCCTCGCCCGTCTTGCATGGCGATCGTTTGTATGTGGTCAACGACAACGAGGAAGAATCGTATTTGCAGGCGTTTGACAAACATACTGGCCAGTCGATTTGGCGGACCGAGCGGGATGAAAAGAGCAATTGGTCGACCCCCTTCATCTGGAACAACGAATTGCGGACTGAGATTGTCACGCTGGGATCGGGGCAGGTGCGCTCCTACGATCTCGATGGGCATTTGCTCTGGTCATTGACGGGAATGTCTACCATCACGATCGCCACGCCGTATCAATACCGAGGGCTGTTGTATCTCAGTTCAGGCTATGTCGGTGATCCCTATCGCCCGCTGTATGCGATTCGCCCAGGAGGTAAAGGGGATATCTCACTCGAGGGTACGGAAACTTCCAATGCGTCGATCGTGTGGAGCCAGCCGACCGCAGCACCCTATAACCCATCGACGTTGGCATACGACGGGATTGTCTACGTGCTCTACGATCGAGGCCTTTTCGCCGCGTATGACGCGGTTGACGGTTCCGAAATTTATTCCAAAAAGCGAATCCCCCAAGGGGGCGGGTACACTGCGTCGCCTTGGGCATACGATGGCAAAGTTTTTTGCTTAAATGAGGATGGCAAAACAACGATGATTAAGGCGGGCAACGAATTCGAAGTGATCGGCAGCAATGAGTTGTCCGATGACGACATGGGCATGGCGTCGCCCGCAATCGCAGGAGACCGATTGCTGATCCGCACCGCGTCACGAATCTACTGCATCCAAAATTAG
- the gdhA gene encoding NADP-specific glutamate dehydrogenase has translation MDEKLESVYWNVQQRNPGETEFIQAVKEVLSSMGPVLAKYPKLAEQKIIERICEPERQIIFRVPWQDDRGEVHINRGFRVQFNSALGPYKGGLRFNPSVNLSIIKFLGFEQIFKNALTGMPIGGGKGGSDFDPKGRSDDEVMRFCQSFMTELSRHLGEYTDVPAGDIGVGKREIGYLFGQYKRISNRYESGVLTGKGLRYGGALVRTEATGYGLGYFVQEMLATRSESLEGKKCIVSGAGNVAIYAIQKVTQLGGCVIACSDSSGVVYDAEGIDLPTLKQIKEVDRLPIEKYVETRKHARYQRGGNLWEIKCDVALPCATQNELTGKDAATLLKNGCMAVAEGANMPTTPEGIELFTESKIAYAPGKAANAGGVATSALEMQQNASRDAWTFEYTDRKLAHIMKDIHDRCLATADEFGVPGNYAQGANIAGFMSVADAMQAMGLI, from the coding sequence ATGGACGAAAAACTCGAATCCGTGTACTGGAACGTTCAACAACGCAATCCGGGTGAAACCGAATTCATTCAAGCCGTCAAAGAAGTGCTCTCCTCGATGGGGCCAGTGTTGGCCAAGTACCCCAAGTTGGCAGAGCAAAAAATTATCGAGCGCATCTGTGAACCGGAGCGTCAGATCATTTTTCGAGTGCCTTGGCAAGACGATCGAGGCGAAGTGCATATCAACCGCGGCTTTCGCGTGCAGTTCAATAGTGCGTTGGGGCCTTACAAAGGAGGACTGCGTTTCAACCCGTCGGTCAACCTCTCCATTATCAAGTTCCTCGGCTTCGAGCAGATCTTCAAGAACGCGCTGACCGGAATGCCGATCGGGGGCGGAAAAGGGGGCAGTGACTTTGACCCCAAAGGGCGTAGCGATGATGAAGTGATGCGGTTTTGCCAAAGCTTCATGACTGAATTGTCTCGCCATCTAGGCGAGTACACCGACGTGCCTGCGGGTGACATCGGAGTCGGTAAACGCGAGATTGGTTACTTGTTTGGACAATACAAACGGATCAGCAACCGTTATGAATCGGGTGTGCTGACCGGCAAAGGACTCCGCTACGGTGGCGCACTCGTCCGTACCGAAGCGACCGGGTATGGACTGGGCTATTTTGTTCAAGAGATGCTGGCCACGCGGTCCGAGTCCTTAGAGGGCAAGAAGTGCATCGTGTCGGGGGCCGGGAATGTCGCGATTTACGCGATTCAAAAAGTGACTCAGCTCGGCGGTTGTGTGATCGCTTGCTCTGATTCATCCGGTGTGGTTTACGATGCCGAAGGGATTGATCTCCCAACGCTCAAGCAAATCAAGGAAGTCGATCGCTTGCCAATCGAAAAGTACGTGGAAACGCGGAAGCACGCTCGATACCAACGTGGCGGAAATCTTTGGGAAATCAAATGTGACGTGGCACTTCCCTGCGCAACGCAAAACGAGTTGACCGGCAAGGACGCCGCCACGCTGCTGAAAAATGGTTGCATGGCCGTTGCCGAAGGCGCCAACATGCCGACGACTCCCGAAGGGATTGAGTTGTTTACCGAATCCAAGATCGCCTACGCTCCCGGTAAAGCTGCCAACGCAGGCGGTGTGGCAACGAGCGCCCTGGAGATGCAGCAGAACGCATCACGCGACGCTTGGACGTTCGAATACACCGACCGCAAACTGGCCCACATCATGAAGGACATTCATGACCGGTGTCTGGCAACGGCGGATGAGTTTGGCGTGCCAGGCAATTACGCCCAAGGTGCTAATATCGCCGGGTTCATGAGCGTTGCCGATGCAATGCAGGCGATGGGATTGATTTAA